A genomic region of Scyliorhinus canicula chromosome 4, sScyCan1.1, whole genome shotgun sequence contains the following coding sequences:
- the best4 gene encoding uncharacterized protein best4 isoform X4, giving the protein MGETARDTKGSRSWKLLHQWILLLAFVWSPEFAKGVCICDGNLDFWTFKSSQVREECCLNFTGSSISALQWDIFANLPELKVLDLSSCNISDISEVDENPSSLEVLYLDHNQLGQLPSNFLTNVPSLKILHLEKNHLQQLPEKILEASDQIQELYLDSNNLISTPPSIFKPSLVKLSLFNNSLECTCVLYDSLAKYISVYVNINGSENALTCYTAKHPQGLNIMDIHRSDICRSHGLTALFICLPLIAILALVLCWYCWRRKRSNFKAIRQENQICTIEKSGFSNVEDHHYITCRAPEGRPTPTGYENSILDRNQLILRPSTSLLGSNRDLYEEVEIKLDSSADSVTHVDKMFVNMSNNKMEENDGFEEVHVEPELMSVTEELQEEDRQRLYMNKSTNYYNLVPDIELDDSDHGEYENIDLS; this is encoded by the coding sequence GTTCGAGGTCCTGGAAATTGCTCCATCAGTGGATTCTACTTCTCGCATTTGTTTGGAGTCCAGAGTTTGCAAAGGGAGTCTGCATTTGTGATGGCAATCTTGATTTCTGGACCTTTAAATCTAGCCAGGTGAGGGAAGAATGTTGCCTAAACTTCACTGGTTCTTCCATCAGTGCCCTTCAATGGGATATCTTCGCAAACTTGCCAGAACTCAAGGTCCTCGATCTCTCAAGCTGCAACATATCTGACATCAGTGAAGTGGATGAAAACCCAAGCTCTCTGGAGGTCTTATACCTGGaccacaatcaattaggacaatTACCGTCTAACTTCCTCACAAATGTGCCCAGCTTAAAGATCCTGCACTTGGAGAAAAACCACCTTCAACAGTTACCAGAGAAAATTTTAGAGGCTTcagaccagattcaggagctgtATCTGGACTCCAACAATTTAATTTCTACACCTCCTAGTATCTTTAAACCAAGCCTTGTGAAATTGTCTCTTTTCAATAACTCCTTGGAATGTACATGTGTTTTGTATGATAGTTTGGCAAAATATATTAGTGTCTATGTAAACATCAATGGATCAGAGAATGCACTTACGTGCTACACAGCAAAGCACCCACAAGGTCTGAATATTATGGACATTCATcgctcagatatctgcaggtcccACGGCCTCACAGCTCTCTTCATTTGCCTGCCACTGATTGCAATTCTTGCTCTAGTGTTGTGCTGGTACTGCTGGAgaaggaaaaggtcaaattttaaAGCTATTAGACAAGAGAATCAAATTTGCACCATTGAGAAGTCTGGCTTTTCGAATGTGGAGGACCATCACTATATAACATGCAGGGCTCCAGAGGGACGTCCCACCCCCACAGGATATGAAAACAGCATCCTTGACAGAAACCAGCTCATCTTACGTCCCTCAACATCACTGCTAGGGAGTAACCGTGATTTGTATGAAGAGGTGGAGATAAAGCTTGACAGTTCCGCTGACTCAGTCACACATGTTGACAAGATGTTTGTTAATATGTCCAATAATAAAATGGAAGAAAATGATGGTTTTGAGGAAGTTCATGTTGAGCCAGAATTGATGAGTGTCACAGAGGAATTACAGGAGGAAGATCGTCAAAGGCTCTATATGAATAAGTCCACAAACTACTACAACCTAGTTCCTGATATTGAATTAGATGACTCCGACCATGGTGAATATGAAAATATTGACTTATCCTAG